The genomic region CCGGCCGCGTGGGCGAGGTGCTCGCGCATGCCGGCGAGGTCGCCGCGCCCTCGCGCGCGCTCGGCGAGCAGCATGCGCGGACGCGCGTTGGTCGCGTCGCGCGCGGCCCAGCGCGAGATCGGATCGAGCGCCGCGCACTCCGCCCAGGTGGGAATCGCCCGCAGCATGCACGCGTCGGCGAGGCTCGCGAGGAACAGGATCTCGGCGGGCTCTCGGCGGTACGCCTCGGCGTAGTCGGCGATGCGCGCGGCGGGATCCATCGTCACCTGCAGGCCGCGCACGAAGTGCGCATCCGCGCTGTCCGCCGATGCGGCGCGCTCGCGCAGCGCCTGGTCGATCCGTTCGAACGCCGCTTCGGGGAGCGAAGGAATTCGCGGCCCGTCGGGCACGATCGCGGTCTGCGCGAACGCCGCGCCGCACACCGCCACGACGACGCCCGCGATGGATCGACCGACGCGCACGGCGCAAGTCAGTCGAACAGGAACTTGCGCTGGCCTTCCCATCCGTCCTGCGGCAGGCGCTTGAACCCGCTCTTCGCGTAGAGCTGCCAGCGCCCCATCACGAACGCGAACAGCGCGGCGGCGTCCGCCGAGGGGTCGCCGTGCCAGGCGTTCGCCATCTGCGCGGTGCGCAGCGACTGGCGCAGCGTCGCCTCGAGCCGGTCGTAGAGCTGGTTCATGCGCGCCTGCAGGCGGTCGTCCTCGCTCACGAGGGCGTCGCCGATCAGCACGCGCGTCATGCCCGGATTCTTCTGGGCGAACCCGAGCAAGAGCGACACGATCTGCTCGGCCTGCGCGACGCCGTCGGGTTCGGTCGACTGCACCTTGTTCGCGAGCGTGGAGACGGTGGTCTCGACGAACTCGATCAATCCCTCGAACATCTGCGCCTTGCTCGCGAAGTGCCGGTAGAGCGCGGCTTCCGAGACGTCGAGCTTCGCCGCGAGCGCGGCGGTCGTCACCCGCTCGCCGCGCGGGTTCTCGAGCATCGCCGCCAGCGCCTGCAGGATCTGCAGCCGCCGCTCGCCGGGTTTCGCGGCCATCGGCGCGCTCCTCAGGCCGGAGGATCGTCGGCGCGGATCATCGTGCCGACGCCCTCGTTGGTGAGCACTTCGAGCAGCAGCGCATGCTCGACGCGTCCGTCGATCACGTGCGAACTCCGCACGCCGTTCTTCACGGCGTCGAGCGCCGAGCCGATCTTCGGGAGCATGCCGCCGTGGATCGTGCCGTCGGCGAACAGCCGGTCGATCTCGCTCGCGGTGAGACCGGTCAGGAGCCTGCCGTCGCGGTCGAGCACGCCGGCGGTGTTGGTCATCAGCACGAGTTTCTCGGCGCCGAGCGTCTCGGCGAGCTTGCCGGCGACGAGGTCCGCGTTGATGTTGTACGCCTCGCCCGACGCGCCGACGCCGATCGGCGCCACGACCGGGATGAAGTCTCGCGTGTCGAGCAGCGCGATCAGCTCCGGATCGATGCGCTCGATCTCGCCGACGAAACCGATGTCGACGTCGGCGCCCGAGTCGCCGTCGCGCAGCATCATCTTGCTCGCGCGGATGAAGGCGCCGTCCTGCCCGGTCAGCCCGACCGCCTTGCCGCCGTGCTGGTTGATGAGGCCGACGATCTCCTGGTTGAGCTCGCCCAGCACCATCTCGACGACGTTCATGACCTTCGCGTCGGTGACGCGCATTCCCTGGCGGAACTCGCTCGCGATGCCCATCGTCTTCAGGAGGTCGCCGATCTGCGGCCCGCCGCCGTGCACGATGACCGGGTTCATGCCGACGAGCTTCAGCATCACGACGTCGCGCGCGAAGCCGGCCTTGAGACGCGGCTCGGTCATCGCGTTGCCGCCGTACTTGACGACGATCGTGCGGTCGTGGAACCGGCGGATGTAGGGCAGCGCCTCGGCGAGGATCTGCGCCTTCTGAGCGGCGGAGACGGGATCGAGCGACATGGCCTGGCGCGAGGAGGAGCGGCGATTGTACCGGAACCCGGCGGCGGCCCGCGCGGGATCGCGGAAATCGTTTCCCGCCGGTGCTTCGGCGGCGAGTGAGCGCTGACGGCGACACCGCCCGCCCGCCAAAGTTTGCTATCGTTGCGCGCATGGCTAGCCCGCTCCCGGACGCCGTCCCGCTGGCCGAGATCTCGCGCGTGCTCGTCACGAAGTTGCGCCACCACGGCGACGTGCTGCTCGCCTCGCCCGTGTTCTCGACGCTGAAAGCCGTCGCGCCGCACGCCGACATCGACGCGCTCGTCTACCGCGACACCGCGCCGATGCTCGAAGGCCATCCGGCGATCGCGAGACTCCACACGATCGACCGCGCGTGGAAGCGCGACGGACCGCTCGAGCGCCTCGCGAAGGAGCGCGCCCTCGCTCGCGAACTCGCCGGGCGGGGCTACCAGTTGCTGGTGCACCTGACCGAGCATCCCCGCGGCATCGCGCTGGCGCGGCGCCTGAGGCCGCGCTACGCGGTCACGACCGAACGCGGCCCCGAGCGCGGATCCGCCTGGCTGTGGAAGCGCTACTTCACGCACTTCTACAAGGTCCCTCGCGGCACCGAGCGGGCGATGGTCGAGCAGAATCTCGACGCGCTCCGGCGCCTCGGGATCGACCCGCCCGACGACCTGCGGCGTCTCGTGCTCGTCCCCGGACCCGA from Burkholderiales bacterium harbors:
- the slmA gene encoding nucleoid occlusion factor SlmA, translated to MAAKPGERRLQILQALAAMLENPRGERVTTAALAAKLDVSEAALYRHFASKAQMFEGLIEFVETTVSTLANKVQSTEPDGVAQAEQIVSLLLGFAQKNPGMTRVLIGDALVSEDDRLQARMNQLYDRLEATLRQSLRTAQMANAWHGDPSADAAALFAFVMGRWQLYAKSGFKRLPQDGWEGQRKFLFD
- the argB gene encoding acetylglutamate kinase, whose amino-acid sequence is MSLDPVSAAQKAQILAEALPYIRRFHDRTIVVKYGGNAMTEPRLKAGFARDVVMLKLVGMNPVIVHGGGPQIGDLLKTMGIASEFRQGMRVTDAKVMNVVEMVLGELNQEIVGLINQHGGKAVGLTGQDGAFIRASKMMLRDGDSGADVDIGFVGEIERIDPELIALLDTRDFIPVVAPIGVGASGEAYNINADLVAGKLAETLGAEKLVLMTNTAGVLDRDGRLLTGLTASEIDRLFADGTIHGGMLPKIGSALDAVKNGVRSSHVIDGRVEHALLLEVLTNEGVGTMIRADDPPA